From Amycolatopsis sp. YIM 10, the proteins below share one genomic window:
- a CDS encoding helix-turn-helix domain-containing protein, with amino-acid sequence MDTLELLVHPVRLRIVHALTGDRVLTTAELCDRVPDVSKATVYRHVGLLADAGVLEVDGEQRVRGAVERRYRLNRERAVIDAVVSPDEHRRGFAVAMTILIAEFNAYLDREQADPAADLVGYRQHALWLDPA; translated from the coding sequence GTGGACACCTTGGAACTACTGGTGCACCCGGTCCGGCTGCGGATCGTGCACGCACTGACCGGCGACCGCGTGCTGACCACCGCCGAACTGTGCGATCGCGTGCCCGACGTCTCGAAGGCGACGGTCTACCGGCACGTCGGCCTGCTCGCCGACGCCGGAGTGCTCGAAGTGGACGGTGAACAGCGAGTACGCGGCGCGGTCGAGCGGCGGTACCGGCTCAACCGCGAGCGCGCGGTGATCGACGCCGTGGTCTCGCCCGACGAGCACCGCCGCGGGTTCGCCGTCGCGATGACGATCCTGATCGCCGAGTTCAACGCCTACCTCGACCGCGAGCAGGCCGATCCGGCCGCGGACCTGGTCGGTTACCGTCAGCACGCGCTCTGGCTCGATCCGGCTTAA
- a CDS encoding MerR family transcriptional regulator: protein MLEVNPQPSTGFPEAGLTIAEAARRTGVSVHTLRYYERAGLVVTTVDRTASGRRRYRQPDLDWITVCTKLRATGMPIKTVRRYAELVSAGRGNERERLALMEAHRAEVAAKLAEVQENLKLIDRKIDVYRGRLAAGDADRLWAPDR, encoded by the coding sequence GTGCTCGAAGTCAACCCCCAGCCGTCCACCGGGTTCCCCGAGGCGGGCTTGACCATCGCCGAGGCCGCCCGCCGCACCGGCGTCAGCGTGCACACCCTGCGCTACTACGAACGCGCCGGCCTGGTGGTCACCACCGTCGACCGCACCGCGAGCGGCAGACGGCGCTACCGGCAACCGGACCTGGACTGGATCACCGTCTGCACCAAGCTGCGGGCCACCGGCATGCCCATCAAGACCGTCCGGCGCTACGCGGAACTCGTCTCCGCCGGGCGCGGCAACGAGCGAGAACGACTCGCGCTGATGGAGGCCCACCGCGCCGAGGTGGCCGCCAAACTCGCCGAAGTACAGGAAAACCTCAAGCTCATCGACCGCAAGATCGACGTCTACCGGGGCAGGCTCGCCGCCGGCGACGCCGACCGGCTCTGGGCGCCCGACCGCTGA
- a CDS encoding DHA2 family efflux MFS transporter permease subunit — MLAICCVSMLVVVMDISIVNVAIPAIRHDLPASISGLQWTVDAYSLVLAGFLVLGGSTADRVGRRRVFQAGLAVFGFGSLLCALAPGIGWLVAARALQAAGGTMLNPVAMSIVVTAFPAPAERARAIGVFGSVSGLALALGPVLGGALVDGLGWRSVFWINVPIVAAAIVCTALFVPESRAARARRFDPVGQLLVILVLGSVVYAIIESGRSGWTSPVVLGLLAVAVLSALGVLAYEPRRADPLLELRLFRSVPFSAAILMALFGLCGFGAFLFVTTQYLQEVRGMPALTAGLCLLPVGVLVVVLSPVTGRLVGRRGPRLPLVVAGTALALGGVASSWLGPATPLPAVIAIYLLFGIFLGTVNPPITNTAVAGMPRSMAGVAASLSSVGRQTGTALGVAISGTIVGSALARGGTAFTSAEHGVWWLVFGLGVGILFVGLLSSGRWALDTAERAATLFDEVDRGAAARS; from the coding sequence GTGCTGGCGATCTGTTGCGTCAGCATGCTCGTGGTGGTGATGGACATTTCCATCGTCAACGTCGCGATACCGGCGATTCGTCATGATTTGCCCGCTTCGATCTCCGGTCTGCAGTGGACGGTCGACGCGTACAGCCTGGTGCTGGCGGGTTTCCTGGTGCTGGGTGGTTCCACCGCCGACCGGGTGGGCAGGCGGCGCGTCTTCCAGGCCGGCCTCGCCGTGTTCGGGTTCGGTTCGCTGCTGTGCGCACTGGCGCCGGGCATCGGCTGGCTGGTCGCGGCGCGTGCGCTGCAGGCTGCCGGTGGCACGATGCTCAACCCGGTGGCGATGTCGATCGTCGTCACCGCGTTCCCCGCCCCGGCCGAGCGGGCCAGGGCGATCGGCGTGTTCGGCTCGGTGTCCGGCCTGGCGCTGGCGCTGGGCCCGGTCCTCGGCGGCGCACTGGTCGACGGCCTCGGCTGGCGCTCCGTTTTCTGGATCAACGTGCCGATCGTGGCCGCCGCGATCGTGTGCACCGCGCTGTTCGTGCCCGAGTCCCGTGCCGCCAGGGCACGCCGGTTCGATCCGGTGGGCCAGCTACTGGTGATCCTGGTGCTGGGCAGCGTCGTCTACGCGATCATCGAGTCCGGCCGGTCGGGCTGGACCTCGCCGGTCGTTCTCGGCCTGCTCGCCGTCGCCGTGCTCAGCGCGCTGGGCGTGCTCGCCTACGAACCGCGCCGGGCCGACCCGCTGCTGGAGTTGCGCCTGTTCCGCAGCGTGCCGTTCAGCGCGGCGATCCTGATGGCGCTCTTCGGCCTGTGCGGGTTCGGCGCTTTCCTCTTCGTGACCACGCAGTACCTGCAGGAAGTGCGCGGTATGCCGGCGCTGACGGCCGGGCTGTGCCTGCTCCCGGTCGGGGTGCTGGTCGTGGTGCTCTCCCCGGTCACCGGCCGGCTGGTCGGGCGGCGTGGGCCGCGGTTGCCGCTGGTGGTCGCCGGGACCGCACTGGCACTGGGCGGCGTCGCGTCGAGCTGGCTCGGCCCTGCCACGCCGCTGCCCGCCGTGATCGCGATCTACCTGCTGTTCGGGATTTTCCTCGGCACCGTCAATCCGCCGATCACCAACACGGCGGTCGCCGGAATGCCTCGTTCGATGGCCGGGGTGGCGGCGTCGCTGTCCTCCGTGGGACGGCAGACCGGTACCGCACTGGGTGTCGCGATCTCCGGCACGATCGTGGGCTCGGCGCTGGCTCGCGGTGGGACGGCGTTCACCAGCGCGGAGCACGGCGTGTGGTGGCTGGTGTTCGGGCTCGGCGTCGGCATTCTGTTCGTGGGACTGCTCAGCAGCGGGCGCTGGGCCCTGGACACCGCCGAGCGGGCAGCCACGTTGTTCGATGAGGTGGATCGGGGCGCCGCCGCGAGATCTTGA
- a CDS encoding MerR family transcriptional regulator, giving the protein MPTLNTATVARRAGCSVQQVRNLERDGVLPPAARTASGYRLYREVHVLSVLAYRALAAGTGPVEAKKIMRAAHTEPSDALARLDAAHARLHTERMDLRLAEEAAEAISAEPILEVRAADAMSVSELATALGVRPSTLRHWDAEGLVVPDRDETRGSRRMYSPAQVRDARIVHQLRGAGYRVGPLRTLMPQIRLGRRGEDLRAMLAARQTSITARSQALLDGAAALSAAMALSGDA; this is encoded by the coding sequence GTGCCAACTCTCAACACGGCCACCGTGGCGCGGCGGGCCGGGTGCTCGGTCCAGCAGGTCCGCAACCTCGAACGGGACGGAGTGCTTCCTCCGGCCGCGCGCACGGCGTCGGGGTACCGGCTCTACCGCGAGGTGCACGTGCTGAGCGTGCTGGCCTATCGGGCGCTGGCGGCCGGAACGGGGCCGGTCGAGGCGAAGAAGATCATGCGAGCGGCGCACACCGAGCCGTCGGACGCGCTCGCCCGGCTCGACGCGGCACACGCGCGGCTGCACACCGAGCGCATGGACCTCCGCCTCGCCGAGGAGGCCGCGGAAGCCATTTCCGCCGAACCGATCCTCGAGGTCCGCGCCGCGGACGCGATGAGCGTGTCCGAACTCGCCACCGCGCTGGGCGTGCGCCCGTCGACCCTGCGGCACTGGGACGCCGAAGGGCTGGTCGTGCCGGATCGGGACGAGACAAGGGGATCGCGGCGGATGTACTCGCCCGCGCAGGTACGTGACGCGCGGATCGTGCACCAGCTGCGCGGTGCCGGGTACCGCGTCGGTCCCTTGCGGACACTCATGCCGCAGATCCGGCTGGGCCGCCGGGGTGAGGACCTGCGGGCGATGCTCGCGGCCCGGCAGACGTCGATCACCGCGCGATCGCAGGCTCTGCTCGACGGTGCCGCCGCGCTCAGTGCCGCGATGGCCCTGTCAGGCGACGCCTGA
- a CDS encoding MarR family winged helix-turn-helix transcriptional regulator codes for MPKDSIDQMVDEWTAHGSGLDVSALQVIGRLFRCAGHGQAAVVGALRPLGLSYGDFDVLNTLRRRADPGGTHPRALAETALITSGAMTARLDRLERGGLVARDPDPADRRAVRIRLTEAGAELAEKALDAVLAADEEFLAPLSAAQREALAALLKELLLHNESGR; via the coding sequence GTGCCGAAGGATTCCATCGACCAGATGGTCGACGAGTGGACCGCACACGGGTCCGGGCTCGACGTCAGCGCGCTGCAGGTGATCGGCAGGCTGTTCCGCTGCGCCGGCCACGGCCAGGCCGCCGTGGTCGGCGCGCTGCGCCCGCTCGGCCTGAGCTACGGCGACTTCGACGTGCTGAACACGCTGCGCCGCCGCGCCGACCCCGGTGGCACCCATCCGCGCGCGCTGGCCGAAACCGCGCTGATCACCTCGGGCGCGATGACCGCGCGGCTGGACCGGCTGGAACGCGGCGGCCTGGTGGCGCGTGACCCCGACCCGGCGGACCGGCGCGCGGTGCGCATCCGGCTCACCGAAGCCGGGGCCGAACTCGCGGAGAAGGCCCTCGACGCGGTGCTGGCCGCGGACGAGGAGTTCCTCGCGCCACTGAGCGCCGCGCAACGGGAGGCCCTCGCCGCCCTACTCAAGGAGCTGTTGCTGCACAACGAATCCGGGCGCTGA
- a CDS encoding SDR family NAD(P)-dependent oxidoreductase, which translates to MLLANKNAVVYGAGGAIGRAVARAFAEDGAAVYLAGRTAAPLEAVAAEINESGGTAHAAVVDALDEQAVDDHLDKVAAEAGRIDVSFNLISHGDVHGVPLLDISAEDFSRPIEIATVGNFHTMRSAARRMVEQRSGVILTLTSPPAKLVGPLMGGTAVAEAAVETFTRCLAAEIGLHGVRVLGLRSEGIPGAWAEDWHTNVFDTPVEATDGLDPEGHANVLAERTMLQRTPTLAEMTAVAVFLASDRAAAMTGTITNMTCGSVPD; encoded by the coding sequence ATGTTGCTTGCGAACAAGAACGCCGTCGTCTACGGCGCCGGTGGTGCCATCGGCCGGGCGGTCGCCCGCGCCTTCGCCGAAGACGGGGCCGCAGTCTACCTCGCGGGACGCACCGCAGCTCCGCTCGAAGCGGTCGCGGCCGAGATCAACGAGTCCGGCGGCACCGCGCACGCGGCGGTCGTCGACGCGCTCGACGAGCAGGCGGTGGACGACCACCTCGACAAGGTCGCCGCCGAGGCCGGGCGGATCGACGTGTCCTTCAACCTCATCTCGCACGGCGACGTGCACGGGGTGCCGCTGCTCGACATCAGCGCCGAGGACTTCTCCCGGCCGATCGAGATCGCGACGGTGGGAAACTTCCACACCATGCGCTCGGCCGCCCGCCGCATGGTCGAGCAGCGGTCCGGGGTCATCCTGACGCTGACCTCTCCCCCGGCCAAACTGGTCGGGCCGCTGATGGGCGGCACCGCGGTCGCCGAGGCCGCGGTGGAGACCTTCACCCGGTGCCTCGCCGCGGAAATCGGCCTCCACGGCGTGCGTGTGCTCGGCCTGCGCTCCGAGGGCATTCCCGGCGCCTGGGCCGAAGACTGGCACACCAACGTCTTCGACACCCCGGTCGAGGCCACCGACGGGCTCGACCCCGAGGGCCACGCGAACGTGCTGGCGGAGCGGACCATGCTCCAGCGCACGCCGACGCTGGCCGAAATGACCGCCGTGGCGGTTTTCCTCGCGTCGGATCGCGCGGCCGCGATGACCGGCACGATCACGAACATGACCTGCGGCTCGGTGCCCGACTGA
- a CDS encoding acetyl-CoA carboxylase biotin carboxylase subunit family protein: MVMDVFVVGLDEENERTLHRIPDAENYRFHGLLTIEDIQHGEIPIEELLEKAQRELDAFDGEISAIIGYWDFPVSTMVPMLCRRYGLPSAPLEAIVKCEHKYWSRLEQSKVIDEVPEFAIVDLAGDAEKPEKIDYPLWLKPVKSFSSGLAFKVTDDETFTEAVREIREGISRVGKPFQFVMDQLELPPEIENIGGEACLAESALSGVQAAVEGYAYNGEVVVYGALDSINYEGTTSFLRHQYPSQLPDEAQTRMSEIAQRVIKQVGLEHGTFSVEFFVHPESNQVCLLEINPRHSQSHAELFEDVEGVPNHYRVVQLGLGRDPVAPARRGKWGISAKWYHRRFEDGVVERVPTDEEIAEIEQRIPGVQIELVVQEGQRLSELPAQDSYSFELADMVIGAASEKEMSEKFDQVVEALDFRFRD; this comes from the coding sequence ATGGTGATGGATGTATTCGTGGTGGGACTGGACGAAGAGAACGAGCGGACTCTGCACCGCATACCGGACGCGGAGAACTACCGCTTTCACGGGTTGCTGACCATTGAGGACATCCAGCACGGGGAGATCCCGATCGAGGAGCTGCTCGAAAAGGCGCAGCGGGAGCTGGACGCCTTCGACGGCGAGATCAGCGCGATCATCGGCTATTGGGACTTCCCGGTCAGCACCATGGTGCCGATGCTGTGCCGCCGGTACGGGCTGCCGTCGGCACCGCTGGAGGCCATCGTCAAGTGCGAGCACAAGTACTGGTCCAGGCTGGAACAGTCGAAGGTGATCGACGAGGTCCCCGAGTTCGCGATCGTGGATCTGGCAGGCGATGCGGAAAAACCGGAGAAGATCGACTATCCACTGTGGCTCAAACCGGTGAAGTCGTTCTCCTCGGGGCTGGCCTTCAAGGTCACCGACGACGAGACCTTCACCGAGGCGGTGCGGGAGATCCGCGAGGGCATCAGCCGCGTGGGCAAGCCTTTCCAGTTCGTGATGGACCAGTTGGAGCTGCCGCCGGAGATCGAGAACATCGGTGGTGAGGCCTGCCTCGCCGAGTCGGCGTTGAGCGGGGTCCAAGCCGCCGTCGAGGGATACGCCTACAACGGCGAAGTGGTGGTCTACGGCGCGCTCGACTCGATCAACTACGAGGGCACCACGTCGTTCCTGCGCCACCAGTACCCGTCCCAGCTGCCCGACGAGGCGCAGACGCGGATGAGCGAGATCGCCCAGCGGGTGATCAAGCAGGTCGGGCTCGAGCACGGCACGTTCAGCGTCGAGTTCTTCGTGCACCCGGAGAGCAACCAGGTGTGCCTGCTGGAGATCAACCCGCGGCATTCGCAGTCCCACGCGGAACTGTTCGAGGACGTCGAGGGCGTGCCGAACCACTACCGCGTGGTGCAACTGGGCCTGGGCCGCGACCCGGTCGCGCCGGCGCGGCGCGGGAAGTGGGGGATCTCGGCCAAGTGGTACCACCGCCGGTTCGAGGACGGTGTGGTGGAGCGCGTGCCGACCGACGAGGAGATCGCCGAGATCGAGCAGCGGATCCCCGGTGTGCAGATCGAGCTGGTCGTCCAGGAGGGACAGCGGCTGTCCGAGCTGCCCGCCCAGGACTCCTACAGCTTCGAACTCGCCGACATGGTGATCGGCGCGGCCAGTGAGAAGGAGATGTCGGAGAAGTTCGACCAGGTGGTCGAGGCGCTGGACTTCCGCTTCCGGGACTGA
- a CDS encoding TylF/MycF/NovP-related O-methyltransferase has protein sequence MTAWYESQRFLRKLRRFSAGAAADAERAEHAELFRRFSPYSLITEDLFCDNLALVRERLRDLDGAVVECGTWKGGMAAAMMQLGGPGRTYHFYDSFEGGLPQATPTDGEDAMTWQAATDDPLYFDNLRTRAEDFRALVGEAGFPEVHVHEGWFEDTVPRYDGEPIAVLRLDGDWYDSTMVCLEHLYPHVKADGIVILDDYDAWDGCSRAVHDYLSRTKSTARLRRFGETGITLLHKVDD, from the coding sequence ATGACAGCATGGTATGAATCGCAGCGATTTCTCCGCAAACTCCGGCGATTCTCCGCCGGTGCGGCCGCCGATGCCGAACGTGCCGAACACGCCGAACTGTTCCGCCGGTTTTCCCCGTACAGCCTGATCACCGAAGATCTTTTCTGTGACAACCTCGCGCTGGTGCGGGAACGGCTGCGCGATCTCGACGGCGCCGTGGTCGAATGCGGGACCTGGAAGGGCGGCATGGCCGCGGCCATGATGCAACTCGGCGGCCCCGGGCGCACGTACCACTTCTACGACTCCTTCGAGGGTGGGCTGCCGCAGGCCACGCCCACCGACGGGGAGGACGCGATGACCTGGCAGGCTGCCACCGACGACCCGTTGTACTTCGACAACCTGCGCACCAGGGCGGAGGATTTCCGGGCGCTGGTTGGCGAAGCGGGCTTTCCCGAGGTGCACGTCCACGAGGGCTGGTTCGAGGACACCGTTCCACGCTACGACGGAGAGCCGATCGCCGTGCTGCGGCTCGACGGCGACTGGTACGACTCGACCATGGTCTGCCTGGAGCACCTCTACCCGCACGTGAAGGCCGACGGCATCGTCATTCTCGACGACTACGATGCCTGGGACGGGTGCAGCCGCGCGGTGCACGACTACCTTTCCCGGACAAAATCCACCGCGCGCCTCCGCCGGTTCGGCGAAACCGGAATCACCCTGCTGCACAAGGTGGACGACTGA
- a CDS encoding DUF6194 family protein, producing MKPEEIIEYVDGLDGVLTVQPAEGDGSPEVAWGDTFFFYAPDGVMPTNTQPFATIVTKNYPEDELSRLDRPDTFRLNIAAGKENFVKWTGHAPRETPTAEIDHSAADTLMAHPVYGTVGWLAVVNPGPRTEADARELLHTAYELARSRYERRA from the coding sequence ATGAAGCCAGAAGAGATCATCGAGTACGTGGACGGCCTCGACGGGGTGCTGACCGTTCAGCCCGCCGAGGGCGACGGTTCGCCGGAGGTGGCCTGGGGCGACACGTTCTTCTTCTACGCACCCGATGGGGTGATGCCGACGAACACCCAGCCCTTCGCCACCATCGTGACCAAGAACTATCCCGAGGACGAACTGTCGCGACTGGACCGGCCGGACACCTTCCGCCTCAACATCGCCGCGGGCAAGGAGAACTTCGTCAAGTGGACCGGGCACGCACCCCGTGAGACACCCACCGCGGAGATCGACCACAGCGCCGCCGACACCCTGATGGCGCATCCGGTCTACGGCACCGTCGGCTGGCTCGCCGTGGTGAACCCCGGCCCGCGGACCGAGGCGGACGCGCGCGAACTCCTGCACACCGCCTACGAACTGGCGCGGTCCCGCTACGAACGCCGGGCGTGA
- a CDS encoding alpha/beta hydrolase family protein, giving the protein MLRKALVLLLTLVSLAVTPPALASPGRAVVLEERVLGDRMVELLVRSPALDADVGVRLLLPKDYGAKPGKRWPTLYLLHGCCSAAEGHIEWTTYSDVEDYTKDLNALIVMPEAGDVGFYSDWLSGPAWETFHLTELRRLLEQRYRSGHERAVAGLSMGGFGALSYAARNPGMFRAAASYSGLVHTTFGGEPATTGILNLIAAFGEDPLKLWGDPVAQARIWAAHNPYDLARRLRGIPVFLASGNGEPGPLDPLGAAFDPLEQTLGAQAVVTADRLREVGVKVTTCLYGPGTHTWPYWERELHRSLPMLAKALGVPFTPPEALPAAC; this is encoded by the coding sequence ATGCTGCGAAAAGCGCTGGTCCTGCTGTTGACGCTGGTCAGCCTGGCGGTCACGCCGCCGGCGCTGGCTTCACCCGGCCGGGCGGTGGTGCTCGAGGAGCGCGTGCTCGGCGACCGCATGGTGGAGCTGCTCGTGCGGTCCCCGGCACTGGACGCGGACGTCGGCGTGCGCCTGCTGCTGCCGAAGGACTACGGCGCCAAGCCGGGCAAGCGGTGGCCGACGCTCTACCTGCTGCACGGGTGCTGCTCGGCCGCCGAAGGTCACATCGAGTGGACCACCTACAGCGACGTCGAGGACTACACGAAGGACCTGAACGCGCTGATCGTCATGCCCGAGGCGGGCGACGTCGGGTTCTACTCGGACTGGCTGTCCGGACCGGCCTGGGAGACCTTCCACCTGACCGAACTGCGCCGATTGCTGGAGCAGCGCTACCGCTCCGGGCACGAACGCGCGGTGGCCGGGCTGTCCATGGGTGGTTTCGGCGCATTGTCCTACGCCGCGCGGAATCCCGGCATGTTCCGGGCCGCCGCGTCCTACAGCGGACTGGTGCACACCACATTCGGCGGTGAACCGGCCACCACCGGAATCCTGAACCTGATCGCCGCCTTCGGGGAGGACCCGCTCAAGTTGTGGGGTGATCCGGTCGCACAGGCCCGGATCTGGGCCGCGCACAACCCGTACGACCTGGCCAGGCGGCTGCGCGGGATCCCGGTGTTCCTCGCCTCCGGCAACGGAGAGCCGGGTCCGCTGGACCCGCTGGGGGCCGCGTTCGACCCGCTGGAGCAGACGCTGGGTGCGCAGGCGGTGGTGACGGCGGACCGGCTGCGCGAGGTGGGCGTCAAGGTCACGACCTGCCTGTACGGGCCAGGCACGCACACGTGGCCCTACTGGGAACGGGAACTGCACCGCTCGCTGCCGATGCTGGCCAAGGCGCTGGGCGTGCCGTTCACCCCGCCGGAAGCACTGCCTGCCGCCTGCTGA
- a CDS encoding DUF6506 family protein, with the protein MDELFLFLEAGADPARDRVVQDFGGSESLLVWVPDGAAAARVAAEQVAAGTRLIELYRGFDLVTAGQVIEAVDGRAAVGVAGFGLGGGPAGPVSDTATVFVGHPEADPAVHRVVREHGDGRRTTAVAVPDAAAAVAVARELTGQGTELIEICGGASLTAARDVAVALAGRVPVSLVSWPVDSIERAAAFKAEFDAA; encoded by the coding sequence ATGGACGAGCTGTTCCTCTTCCTGGAGGCCGGGGCGGACCCGGCCCGCGATCGCGTGGTGCAGGACTTCGGCGGAAGCGAATCGCTGCTGGTCTGGGTGCCGGACGGGGCGGCGGCCGCGCGGGTGGCCGCCGAGCAGGTGGCCGCCGGGACCCGGTTGATCGAGCTGTACCGCGGCTTCGACCTGGTCACGGCCGGGCAGGTGATCGAAGCGGTCGACGGGCGGGCGGCCGTCGGCGTGGCCGGGTTCGGCCTCGGTGGCGGACCGGCCGGGCCGGTCAGCGACACGGCGACCGTGTTCGTCGGCCATCCGGAGGCTGATCCGGCCGTGCACCGCGTGGTGCGCGAACACGGTGACGGCAGGCGCACCACCGCGGTCGCGGTGCCGGACGCCGCCGCGGCGGTGGCGGTCGCGCGTGAACTGACCGGCCAGGGCACCGAGCTGATCGAAATCTGCGGTGGTGCCTCGCTGACCGCAGCCCGTGACGTGGCGGTGGCGCTGGCCGGGCGGGTGCCGGTGAGCCTGGTCAGCTGGCCGGTCGACTCGATCGAGCGCGCCGCGGCGTTCAAGGCGGAGTTCGACGCTGCCTGA
- a CDS encoding glycosyltransferase: MRILLSTIGSRGDVQPMLALAVELRALGREARLCAPPDFRAPAEELGIPFVAVGPELRSTAKAAVPVAKADPEVRRKMVEGTVTAQFEAITEAAGGCDAIVAGGALQVAAHSVAERLGIAYVYASYCPITLPSRYHAPPPTPMERPEGATNRELWDLDARHFTELFGAKLNEHRAAAGLAPIDDVRGHIFTGKPLLAADPVLGPWPEPAELEVLQTGAWILPDERPLPPEVEAFLDAGEAPVYFGFGSMRAPGDLAESMIGAARALGRRAILAHGWADLELPDDAPDCLAVGEINQQSLFGRVAAAVHHGGAGTTTAAARAGAPQVVVPQTYDQRYWAQRVRQLGIGAAHAPGAPDTASLTDALAAALRPEVLPRAKSVASKMRADGAAVAAKLL; this comes from the coding sequence ATGCGAATTCTGCTTTCCACCATCGGATCACGCGGTGACGTCCAGCCGATGCTGGCGCTGGCCGTCGAACTGCGGGCGCTCGGCCGCGAGGCCCGGCTGTGCGCACCACCGGATTTCCGGGCGCCCGCGGAAGAACTCGGGATCCCGTTCGTCGCGGTCGGGCCGGAATTGCGGAGTACCGCGAAAGCCGCGGTGCCGGTCGCGAAAGCCGATCCCGAAGTGCGCCGGAAAATGGTCGAAGGCACGGTCACCGCGCAGTTCGAGGCGATCACCGAAGCGGCAGGGGGCTGCGACGCAATCGTCGCGGGCGGTGCGCTGCAGGTCGCCGCGCATTCGGTGGCCGAGCGGCTCGGCATCGCCTACGTCTACGCGAGCTACTGCCCGATCACGCTGCCCTCCCGGTACCACGCGCCGCCGCCGACGCCGATGGAACGGCCGGAGGGCGCGACCAACCGCGAACTGTGGGACCTCGACGCCCGGCACTTCACCGAGTTGTTCGGCGCGAAGCTCAACGAGCACCGCGCCGCTGCCGGGCTGGCGCCGATCGACGACGTCCGCGGGCACATCTTCACCGGAAAGCCCTTGCTGGCGGCGGATCCGGTGCTCGGCCCGTGGCCGGAACCGGCGGAGCTGGAGGTGCTGCAAACCGGGGCGTGGATCCTGCCCGACGAGCGTCCGCTGCCGCCGGAGGTCGAGGCGTTCCTCGACGCCGGTGAAGCTCCGGTCTACTTCGGCTTCGGCAGCATGCGTGCGCCGGGTGACCTGGCCGAGTCGATGATCGGCGCCGCCCGAGCCCTCGGCCGCCGCGCGATCCTGGCGCACGGCTGGGCGGACCTGGAGTTGCCGGACGATGCGCCGGACTGCCTGGCCGTCGGTGAGATCAACCAGCAGTCGCTCTTCGGCCGGGTCGCCGCCGCGGTGCACCACGGTGGCGCCGGCACCACCACGGCGGCCGCCCGTGCCGGAGCGCCGCAGGTCGTGGTGCCCCAGACCTACGACCAGCGGTACTGGGCGCAACGGGTGCGGCAGCTCGGCATCGGTGCCGCGCACGCCCCTGGCGCGCCGGACACCGCGTCGCTGACTGACGCCCTGGCAGCGGCACTGCGGCCGGAAGTGCTGCCACGCGCCAAATCCGTGGCGAGCAAGATGCGCGCGGATGGGGCGGCCGTTGCCGCGAAACTGCTCTAG
- a CDS encoding alpha/beta hydrolase fold domain-containing protein encodes MRTAPSLRARALIASLRVLRRKQVFADPEKLRESVDSGRRHDREEPPPPAHRGTAVVRTDVEGTPCYTIRPTAPTSAKHVLYLHGGAYVHQIQSDHWKFARRLALRTGGSVTVPVYPLAPGSTAAETVPLIGRIYDRLLGDAEPHSRVLMGDSAGGALSLVLAERLRDANEPQPKEIVLLSPWLDATLTHPSLPALDRLDPYLSVPGLAEAARLYAGGLPLDDPWLSPVNGKLTGLGRLSLFAGTRDVLLADARRFRTVTAERGIDLEYWEYEGMIHAWMLTTLREARDATRRIAHLVLR; translated from the coding sequence ATGCGAACCGCACCCAGCCTCCGAGCCAGGGCACTGATCGCCTCCCTGCGCGTGCTGCGCCGCAAGCAGGTCTTCGCCGACCCGGAGAAGCTCCGGGAGAGCGTCGACAGCGGCCGCCGCCACGACCGCGAGGAGCCACCGCCGCCGGCCCACCGCGGTACCGCCGTCGTGCGGACCGACGTCGAGGGCACCCCGTGCTACACCATCCGCCCGACGGCGCCGACCAGCGCGAAGCACGTGCTCTACCTGCACGGCGGTGCCTACGTGCACCAGATCCAGAGCGACCACTGGAAGTTCGCGCGACGGCTGGCGCTGCGCACCGGTGGCTCGGTGACCGTGCCGGTCTACCCGCTCGCGCCCGGTTCGACCGCCGCGGAGACCGTGCCGCTGATCGGCCGCATCTACGACCGGCTGCTCGGTGACGCCGAACCGCACAGCCGGGTGCTGATGGGCGACTCCGCCGGCGGCGCGCTCTCCCTGGTGCTCGCCGAACGGCTGCGTGACGCGAACGAGCCGCAGCCCAAGGAGATCGTGCTCCTGTCCCCCTGGCTGGACGCCACGCTGACCCATCCGAGCCTGCCCGCGCTGGACCGGCTGGATCCGTACCTCAGCGTGCCCGGCCTGGCCGAAGCCGCGCGCCTCTACGCGGGTGGCCTGCCGCTGGACGACCCGTGGCTGAGCCCGGTCAACGGCAAGCTCACCGGCCTCGGCAGGCTGAGCCTGTTCGCCGGGACCCGCGACGTGCTGCTCGCCGACGCCCGGCGGTTCCGCACGGTGACCGCCGAGCGCGGCATCGACCTGGAGTACTGGGAGTACGAGGGCATGATCCACGCGTGGATGCTCACCACGCTGCGCGAGGCGCGGGACGCCACCCGCCGGATCGCGCACCTGGTACTGCGCTGA